DNA sequence from the Candidatus Aegiribacteria sp. genome:
TCATGGTTGCCGATAAGGTTGAGGTTCGATCAAGAAGAACCGGAAGCGACGAACCGGGCCAGAAATGGACTTCAACAGGCCATGATACATTCACACTCATGGAGGAAGATGACATCCCCAACGGGACAAGCGTGATTCTTTATCTCAAGGATGATATGGATGAGTACCTTGAAAGTTTCAAGCTCAGAGAACTCGTCAGGAAATACTCCGATTTCATCTCATATCCCGTTTATCTGAAATCTGACGATGGAAGCGATTGGGAGAAGGAGCCTGTAAATACACAGAAACCAATATGGACCAGGTCCGAGGACGATGTTTCCGATAAGGAGTACAACGAGTTTTACAGACACCTGAGTTTCGATCCGCAGGACCCTATCTCAAGGCTTGTATTCCATGCGGAAGGCACCACCGAGTTTTATTCGCTTCTTTTCATACCGTCCATGCGGACAATGGAAATGCTCATGCCCGATTATAAGACCGGCATAAAGCTCTTCATAAAGAAGGTCATGATAGAGGAGGAAGCTGAAGAACTCCTCCCCAGATATCTTCGGTTCTTAAAGGGTGTGGTGGAATCGAGCGATCTTCCCCTGAATATTTCAAGAGAGACACTTCAGGAGAACAGGACCATCAGAACAATAAGGAAAGCTCTGACAGGAAAAGTCCTGGGATGGCTAAAGGATACGCTTGAGAACGATATCGATAAGTACCGCAAGTTCTTCACCAATTTTGGAGATCTTATAAAAGAAGGTATTTATTCAGATGTTCAGAACAGGGAAGAGCTGGCGGATCTGCTGCTCGTATGGACTTCCCGAAGCGGAGATGAACGGAAGAGCCTTAAGAAACTGGTTGAGGAACTTCCTGAGGATACCGATCGCCTCTACTACATCACGGGAACCGACAGGAAGGAACTCGCGTCATCACCTTACCTTGAATCCGTTGGTAAATCGGACACTGAAGTACTTCTTTTCGATAGTCCCGTTGATGAATTCATGCTTCAGAACCTTGGCGAATACAGGGGAAAGAAGCTGGTATCTCTTCTGAAGGAAGTGGACGAAGAAGATCTCAGCGATGCTGAAAAAGCTGAGAAGAAAAACGCTGAAGAGACCTTTGCAGGCCTTCTTGAGTACATAAAGGATCAGCTGGGCGACAGAGTAGAAGATGTCAGGTTCTCGCCAAGGCTCAAGGAGAGCCCCTGCATTCTGGTCAGCGACAGGAACGACCCCGGGGAAATGCTGAGGCAGATGATGAGATCCATGAACCAGGAACTGCCGGATGCGAAGAAAATACTGGAATTGAATCCTGTTCACACCGTAATTGAGACGCTTCAGAATCTCTACGAGAAGGATAGATCAGGTGACAAACTGAAGGATTACGTACAGATCCTCTTTGACCTTGGCACGGTAATGGCCGGCGCCAGGCCTGATAATCCCGCTGATTTCGGCAAAAGGGTAACCAGCCTTCTAAACTAAACAGGGACGGAGGTGATTGGAAATACTAATTACCTCCGTCCCCATTCTACTCAGGCTGGGTGGTATCTATTCGGAGAATACAGATTTGATGTAACACCATGAGTTTCTATCGAGTCTTACCAGTGTGTGATCATAGAAATCCAGCCTATTGGCGTCTTGGTTGCCGATAAAGAAACCAGGGCCATCGAAGTTCACTCCGTACTTATAGGCAATATCGGTAGGTTTTGAAGTAATAGTGTAATTTAGCCCGGTTATTCCTCCAAGTTCGGTATGCTCCATAATTTTTCTGCCGCCATACCAATCACTTATCCAGATTCTCAGATCACTCGAATCCCAGACACACGCGATGCCCACCGCACCCATTTCGCTGTAATACCAATTACTCATTACTGAATGCGTGCTCACATCGTATTTGTAAACTATGGGGTTATCGTCAACCACAAAATTCTGATCTACTATCCAAAGGTAATCTCCATCCCATTCGCATCCGCCCATTGATCCTGTAAATGGAGCGCCAAGTTCATATACACTCGGAGGAAGCATAGGTATTCCGGAAGCATCAAGATTCCAGGTATAGAGGTAAAATGGTCCTGGATTCATGGGGTCGCTCTGGGTCAGAGCGAAAAGCAGATCATCCTGATAGCATCCTAAGCCGCAAACAGCTTCGGCATTGTCAAATACCGTCCATGTTACCATATCGCCTCCCGAATAAGCCCCGTAAGCTACCTCATTATTGGGACAACCGGCAACGTAAAGCATGTCATGATTATCATGGTAAGCAACTCCCCACAGGTTCGACCAGCCTGAGGGTCCGGCTATTTGAGCAATCAGTGTACCGCCATCCGTTTCAGTGGCTTCATTCCCGAGCGTTGAACAGTTTGCAGATGCGAAAACTTCTACCGGCATTAAAACCATTAGCGAAATTGAAATAAAGGTGCTGAAACCTTTCATTATATGCTCCCTTTCAATATTTGATAAATGCTCCAAATTTCATCAATAATTATTGATACTTTTATTCTGTATGTATCTATAATAGTGTAAAACCTAATTTTCAGCACAGCTCAGTACTGTCCGGATTTTCCAGAAAACTATTTCGATAGCAACCGGTTCAGCATTATATTGACATGAGCAGCACTATTGACAATTAGATTAAATTGTGATTTTATGTAGTGAATTAGTCCACTCTCAGACAGGTTGTGGAAAAATCATGAAGACGCAGGACAACATCGGTATGGAATTCGTATTGGAAAAACCGTATCTCGTTAAAAGCACTTCCTATAAAATCATGGTTTCAATTACCTTTGGGCTTCTGGGATTCGCTCTTAACTTTTTCCCGGTTGATTTTATCTTCTACAGCTCATATCGCATGAGTTTTCTATTCGGTCTCGTTTTTCCGATGCTGATAACACTTGCCTGGGGCTGGAAGTACGGTCTTCTTTCCGCGCTTTGCGGCGGTTGCCAGACGATGTGGATATTATGGCTTCCCGGGAGCGGTTACGGGCCGCTTGTTTCAGTTCCTCCATTTACTCTGTGGATTGTCTGGCTTGGATGG
Encoded proteins:
- the htpG gene encoding molecular chaperone HtpG translates to MSSHSRKLKFKAETRKVLDIVINSLYSHPDIFLRELISNSSDALDKLRFEMLTSPDLGSEREPRIDILPDKENRTLTVRDNGIGMTGDEMAKELGTIASSGTRGFLEELSKSDAEKTPELIGQFGVGFYSTFMVADKVEVRSRRTGSDEPGQKWTSTGHDTFTLMEEDDIPNGTSVILYLKDDMDEYLESFKLRELVRKYSDFISYPVYLKSDDGSDWEKEPVNTQKPIWTRSEDDVSDKEYNEFYRHLSFDPQDPISRLVFHAEGTTEFYSLLFIPSMRTMEMLMPDYKTGIKLFIKKVMIEEEAEELLPRYLRFLKGVVESSDLPLNISRETLQENRTIRTIRKALTGKVLGWLKDTLENDIDKYRKFFTNFGDLIKEGIYSDVQNREELADLLLVWTSRSGDERKSLKKLVEELPEDTDRLYYITGTDRKELASSPYLESVGKSDTEVLLFDSPVDEFMLQNLGEYRGKKLVSLLKEVDEEDLSDAEKAEKKNAEETFAGLLEYIKDQLGDRVEDVRFSPRLKESPCILVSDRNDPGEMLRQMMRSMNQELPDAKKILELNPVHTVIETLQNLYEKDRSGDKLKDYVQILFDLGTVMAGARPDNPADFGKRVTSLLN